ACGTAGAGAATTAAGTAAATCCGAAGCGATGGAGTTTTTTACAAAGGTTGGTGATCAATATAAACAAGAAATAATTTCAGAATTAGATGGTGAAACCGAAGTTATAAGTTTATATCACGAAGGAAATTTTACCGATTTATGTACTGGACCTCATATTCCTTCAACTGGAAAAATTAAATATGTTAAACTTATAAATATTTCCGGATCATATTGGCGCGGAGATGAAAAACGCCAAAGTTTGCAGAGGATTTATGGAGTTTCATTTCCTAAGAAAAAAATGCTTGATGAGCATTTGGAACTTTTAGAGGAAGCAAAAAAACGAGATCACAGAAAATTAGGTAAGCAGCTTGGGCTTTTCAGTATTGAAGAAGAAGCTGGTCCCGGTTTAATATATTGGCATCCAAAAGGTGCAATGGTTAGACATGTTGTTGAATCATTTTGGAAAGAAGCACATATAAAAAACGGATATGAATTAGTTTATTCACCTCATATTGGGAAAAGTTGGTTGTGGGAAACAAGCGGTCATCTTGTTAATTATAAAGACAGTATGTTTGCCCCAATGAAAATTGATGAGCAAGATTATTACATAAAACCGATGAACTGCCCTTTTCATATAATGATGTATAAGTCGAATTTACATTCTTATAGAGATTTACCATTTAGATGGGCAGAACTTGGTACAGTTTACAGATATGAAAAAAGTGGTGTTTTGCACGGACTCTTGCGAGTTAGAGGTTTTACGCAAGATGATGCGCATATTTTTTGTGCACAAGAACAAATTGAAAATGAGATTATTGAAGTAATCCGTTTTTCAAATTATATGTGGAAAACATTTAGTTTTGATAAATTAAAATATTATGTTGCTACAAAACCGGAAAAAGCTGTTGGAAGTGATGAACTTTGGGATAAAGCTACAAATTTATTAAAAGATGCATTAGAATCCGAAGGTTTGAAGTATGAAATGGATGAAGGCGGCGGAGCTTTTTACGGACCTAAAATTGATATCAAAGTTAAAGATGCGTTAAATCGTGAATGGCAAATGAGCACAGTGCAATTTGATTTTAATCTGCCGGAAAGATTTGATATGAAATATATTGGAGAGGACGGAAAAGAACATCGGCCATTTATGGTGCATAGAGCTTTGTTTGGTTCAATAGAAAGATTTATGGGAGTTTTAATTGAACATTTTGGCGGTGCTTTTCCAACTTGGCTTGCACCAATTCAAGTTGCAATAATTCCAGTTTCGCAAAACTTTTTAGAATATTCTGAAGAAATTAGAAAGAAATTAGACGATAATAATATTCGTGTAGAACTTGATACTCGTAATGAAAAAATTGGATATAAAATTAGAGAATGGGAAACACAAAAAGTACCATACATGTTAATTTTAGGTGAAAAAGAAAAAGAATCTGGAAATATTTCAATTCGCAAACATAAAGAAGGTGATAAAGGTTCTCTAAAAATTGAAGAATTTATAGTGAATCTTAAATCGGAAATAAATAAATTATCTGTTAACTAATTTAGGAGGTTTTCATCGCTCAAGATAAACTGCGAGTTAATGAAGAAATAAGACATCCGGAAGTAAGATTGCTTGGACCGGATAACCAGCAATTAGGAATTTATACTTCATTTAATGCATTAAAAAAAGCTCAAGAACAAGGTTTGGATTTAATTGAAATTGCTCCTCAAGCAAAACCACCGGTTTGTAAAATTATTGATTTTGGAAAATATCAATATGAATTGCAAAAAAAGGAGAAAATTCAAAAGAAAAAACAACATGTTACTGTACTCAAAGAAATAAGATTACACCCAAATACAGATACACATGATTTTGATTTTAAATCCCGACACGCAGAAAAATTTCTTAGCGAAGGAAATAAAGTTAAAGTTTCCGTTATTTTTAAAGGAAGAGAACTTGCTTATAAAGATCATGGAAAAGAATTATTAGTTAAGTTTATTGAAAGTTTAAGCGAAGTTTCAACAGTTGAACATGAGATTAAGTTTGAAGGAAAAGCAATGCACGCAATTCTTCAACCAAAAAAAATAAAAAGTAAAAAGACAAAATAAATAGGTTAGATTATGCCCAAAATGAAAAGTAATAGAGGAGCTGCTAAAACTTTTAGAAAAACCGGTTCCGGCAAAATTAAAAGAAATAAAGCTTTTAAATCTCATATTCTTACCAAAAAAAGTACAAAAACTAAACGAGGTTTAAGAAAAGCTACACTTGTTTCTGATGCTGATTTCAAACGCGTAAAAACAATGTTACAATAAAAGGAGTTTGTGTAAAATGCCTAAAGCAAAAAATAACGTTGCCTCACGTGCACGTAGAAGAAAATTATTAAAACTTGCAAAAGGTTACTGGGGTTCAAGAAGTAAAGTTTATACCGTTGCAAAACATTCCGTTGAAAAAGGTCTTCAATTTGCGTACAGAGATAGAAAAAGTAAAAAGAGAATTTTCAGAAGCTTATGGATAGTTAGAATTAATGCTGCTGCAAGATTGAATGGAACAACATATTCACGTTTAATAAACGCAATGAGTGAAAAAGGAATTGATATAAACAGAAAAATTCTTGCAAGTTTAGCAGTTGAAAATCCTAATGCCTTTGCTGATATTGTAAAATTCGTTACTGCTTAATTTTTACCCCTAAAAATCTTCCTTTTAACGGTGGATTAATTTTAGGGGTATTTTTTTAAATTTAAGAATCGGTATGAAAGAAAAAATTGAACAAATAAAACAAGAATTTTTACAAGATTCTAATAATATCTCTGATTCTTCATCACTTGAAAATCTTAGAATAAAATATTTTTCCCGTAATGGAATTTATGCTCAACTTTTTGAAGAATTCAAAACTTTATCAAAAGATGAAAAACCTAAATATGGTAAAGTTTTAAATGAAGAGAAAAATATTGCTCAAAATATTTTTGATGAATTAAAAAATAAAATTGATGCAAATAATCAATCGCATAAAAATCAAATTGATTTAACACTTCCGGGAAGAGAAAAAGAAATTGGAACTCTCCACGTTTTAACCCAAACTTTAAATGAAATAAAATCAATATTTAAAGGATTGGGTTTTTCCGTTTATACCGGACCAGAAATTGAATCAGATGAAAATAATTTTGAAATGCTGAATTTCCCGGATGATCATCCAGCGAGAGATATGCAAGATACATATTTTATTACTGAATCATTTTTATTACGCACACACACATCGCCGGTTCAAGTTAGATTAATGAAAAATAGCAAACCGCCGTTTCGTGCAATAATGCCGGGCAGAGTTTATAGAAATGAAGCAATTAGCGCAAAAAGTTACTGCTTGTTTCATCAAGTTGAAGGATTAGTAATTGATACTGATATTACATTTGCAGAATTAAAAGGAACATTAGTTTATTTTGCAAAACAACTTTTTGGCGAAGATGTAAAATATAGATTTAGAGCGAGTTTTTTTCCGTTTACTGAACCAAGTGCAGAAGTTGATATTTGGTGGCAGCCGAAAGGTAAAGAAGGGAAATGGCTTGAAATTCTTGGCTGTGGAATGGTTGATCCAAATGTTTTGGAAAATTTAACTATAGATTCTGAAAAATATATTGGTTATGCGTTCGGAATGGGAATTGAAAGAATGGCTATGCTAAAATATGGAATTGATGATATTAGACTTTTCTACGATAACGATAAAAGATTTTTAAATCAATTTAAATAGAGTGAGGAAAAAGTTTTGATAGTTTCACTTAATTGGTTGAAAGAATACGTAAACTTAAATGGAATTTCTGTTCAAGAAATTGTTGATAAATTAAC
The nucleotide sequence above comes from Ignavibacteriota bacterium. Encoded proteins:
- the thrS gene encoding threonine--tRNA ligase, which gives rise to MSEKVKIKFPDGSEKEFDKGITSLKIAESISPKLAEDVLIAKVNSKLVDLNRSINSDATLQLFTFNDEIGKHSYWHSTSHLMAHAIQSIFPEAKFGVGPAIEGGFYYDFDIDTKITEADLTKIENKMLVIAKENNPFQRRELSKSEAMEFFTKVGDQYKQEIISELDGETEVISLYHEGNFTDLCTGPHIPSTGKIKYVKLINISGSYWRGDEKRQSLQRIYGVSFPKKKMLDEHLELLEEAKKRDHRKLGKQLGLFSIEEEAGPGLIYWHPKGAMVRHVVESFWKEAHIKNGYELVYSPHIGKSWLWETSGHLVNYKDSMFAPMKIDEQDYYIKPMNCPFHIMMYKSNLHSYRDLPFRWAELGTVYRYEKSGVLHGLLRVRGFTQDDAHIFCAQEQIENEIIEVIRFSNYMWKTFSFDKLKYYVATKPEKAVGSDELWDKATNLLKDALESEGLKYEMDEGGGAFYGPKIDIKVKDALNREWQMSTVQFDFNLPERFDMKYIGEDGKEHRPFMVHRALFGSIERFMGVLIEHFGGAFPTWLAPIQVAIIPVSQNFLEYSEEIRKKLDDNNIRVELDTRNEKIGYKIREWETQKVPYMLILGEKEKESGNISIRKHKEGDKGSLKIEEFIVNLKSEINKLSVN
- a CDS encoding translation initiation factor IF-3 encodes the protein MRVNEEIRHPEVRLLGPDNQQLGIYTSFNALKKAQEQGLDLIEIAPQAKPPVCKIIDFGKYQYELQKKEKIQKKKQHVTVLKEIRLHPNTDTHDFDFKSRHAEKFLSEGNKVKVSVIFKGRELAYKDHGKELLVKFIESLSEVSTVEHEIKFEGKAMHAILQPKKIKSKKTK
- the rpmI gene encoding 50S ribosomal protein L35 is translated as MPKMKSNRGAAKTFRKTGSGKIKRNKAFKSHILTKKSTKTKRGLRKATLVSDADFKRVKTMLQ
- the rplT gene encoding 50S ribosomal protein L20 translates to MPKAKNNVASRARRRKLLKLAKGYWGSRSKVYTVAKHSVEKGLQFAYRDRKSKKRIFRSLWIVRINAAARLNGTTYSRLINAMSEKGIDINRKILASLAVENPNAFADIVKFVTA
- the pheS gene encoding phenylalanine--tRNA ligase subunit alpha, producing the protein MKEKIEQIKQEFLQDSNNISDSSSLENLRIKYFSRNGIYAQLFEEFKTLSKDEKPKYGKVLNEEKNIAQNIFDELKNKIDANNQSHKNQIDLTLPGREKEIGTLHVLTQTLNEIKSIFKGLGFSVYTGPEIESDENNFEMLNFPDDHPARDMQDTYFITESFLLRTHTSPVQVRLMKNSKPPFRAIMPGRVYRNEAISAKSYCLFHQVEGLVIDTDITFAELKGTLVYFAKQLFGEDVKYRFRASFFPFTEPSAEVDIWWQPKGKEGKWLEILGCGMVDPNVLENLTIDSEKYIGYAFGMGIERMAMLKYGIDDIRLFYDNDKRFLNQFK